A section of the Marinimicrobium koreense genome encodes:
- a CDS encoding serine hydrolase domain-containing protein: MSKNNGLVRVLRVVMPAVAVVCLVVLPPWDIVWAWLKPLPDSVQEQVEGAPGHGLDGIIVYVDKVGQKPALYAAGWKNRENRIPADPRALFKIASIGKLYVAAAASKLVADQRLSLDDTLAEHFPELVGRVENADTITLKMMLQHRSGIPNLTDHPDFPWGDPPKSPEAALKYALDQPADFEPGQSYAYSNTNYLLISELLDRTLGYSHQRFIKEEILTPLGLTHTFGSLKEVDLDEVMSGYAVGWEHDVKENNHGSMLATAEDVGIFLRALNDGSLLTEQEQSIYSSVYVYEHTGLVPGYQSIARYHEDIDAVVVQFVSTNGGNAWTISEVIYSRIIKILRGQ, encoded by the coding sequence ATGTCCAAGAATAACGGTCTTGTCCGAGTGCTCAGGGTGGTGATGCCCGCCGTGGCGGTTGTTTGTCTTGTCGTGTTGCCGCCCTGGGATATCGTCTGGGCATGGTTGAAGCCTTTGCCTGACTCGGTGCAAGAACAAGTGGAGGGTGCCCCCGGACATGGGCTCGACGGCATCATCGTCTATGTTGACAAAGTAGGGCAGAAACCTGCCCTCTACGCTGCGGGTTGGAAAAATCGAGAAAACAGAATCCCCGCAGACCCGCGTGCGTTATTTAAAATTGCCAGTATCGGCAAGCTGTACGTAGCCGCCGCAGCCTCTAAGCTGGTGGCTGATCAACGATTGTCACTGGATGATACGCTAGCCGAGCACTTCCCGGAGCTGGTGGGCCGGGTAGAGAACGCGGACACCATCACCCTCAAGATGATGCTGCAACACCGAAGTGGCATTCCTAACCTGACGGATCACCCCGATTTTCCCTGGGGGGACCCACCGAAGAGTCCTGAGGCAGCGCTGAAGTATGCGCTGGATCAGCCGGCGGACTTCGAGCCAGGTCAAAGCTATGCCTACTCAAATACCAACTACTTGTTGATATCCGAGTTGCTTGACCGCACGCTAGGGTACAGCCACCAGCGATTTATCAAAGAGGAAATCCTGACACCTCTCGGCCTGACCCATACCTTTGGCTCGTTGAAGGAGGTTGATCTGGATGAAGTGATGAGTGGGTACGCGGTGGGCTGGGAGCATGACGTTAAGGAAAACAATCATGGTTCAATGCTGGCCACGGCAGAGGACGTCGGTATTTTCCTGCGTGCCTTGAATGACGGATCCTTGCTGACTGAGCAGGAGCAGAGTATTTATTCCTCTGTTTACGTCTATGAACACACTGGGCTGGTGCCTGGTTACCAGAGTATCGCTCGGTACCACGAAGATATCGACGCCGTCGTGGTGCAGTTCGTGAGTACCAACGGTGGGAATGCCTGGACCATTTCTGAGGTCATCTACAGTCGTATCATTAAAATATTAAGAGGCCAATAA
- a CDS encoding HD-GYP domain-containing protein → MNWQDVQPDSMDRSTSSIKIHVSELRVGMFVSKLDRDWLETPFLVQGFMIEGPEDADTVAEYAEYVWIDAVPTNWRPPEQRTGLKAAIRPKATYINKVSAREEHGQAIKVFRQARQLTKTLVDDIRLGGAINTEQAKATVRTCVDSILRNPDALLWMTKIRNEDEYTAEHCLNVCILAIAFGRHLGMEETDLEKLGLCGLLHDVGKMRVPLDILNKAGALTPKEFNMIRAHTVHGRNLLLSTPGIFSVVVDVAYTHHERIDGTGYPRKLPAEKISRFARIIALVDAYDAMTANRCYAEAIPTTAALKNIYKDRGTHFDEKLALEFIKSIGLYPPGTIVQLRNELVGIVLETSQKYRHLPKVILIKRGERPLKKEQVINLADVERGHLKEDFLIQRALKDGTYGISVAEYREKGLVFRTAS, encoded by the coding sequence GTGAATTGGCAAGACGTCCAACCGGATTCGATGGACCGGAGCACCAGCTCCATCAAAATCCACGTCTCCGAGCTCAGAGTCGGCATGTTCGTCTCCAAACTCGACCGGGATTGGCTCGAGACGCCGTTCCTGGTGCAGGGCTTTATGATCGAAGGCCCGGAAGATGCCGACACCGTGGCTGAATACGCCGAGTATGTCTGGATCGACGCCGTGCCGACGAATTGGCGGCCCCCGGAACAGCGCACTGGCCTGAAAGCCGCCATTCGCCCGAAAGCCACCTACATCAACAAAGTCTCCGCTCGGGAAGAGCACGGCCAGGCGATCAAGGTGTTTCGCCAGGCCCGCCAGCTCACCAAAACCCTGGTTGACGACATTCGACTTGGGGGTGCCATCAATACCGAGCAGGCCAAAGCCACGGTTCGGACCTGCGTCGACAGCATCCTGCGCAACCCCGATGCGCTCCTGTGGATGACCAAGATCCGCAATGAAGACGAATACACCGCCGAGCACTGCCTGAACGTCTGTATTCTGGCCATCGCCTTCGGGCGGCACCTGGGCATGGAAGAGACCGATCTGGAAAAGCTGGGCTTGTGCGGTCTGCTCCACGACGTGGGCAAAATGCGCGTGCCGTTGGACATCCTGAACAAGGCCGGTGCCCTCACACCCAAAGAGTTCAATATGATCCGGGCCCATACCGTGCACGGACGCAACCTTTTGCTGTCTACGCCGGGCATTTTCAGCGTGGTGGTGGACGTGGCCTACACCCACCACGAACGCATCGACGGCACCGGTTATCCGCGCAAACTGCCGGCGGAAAAAATTTCCCGCTTCGCCCGCATCATTGCGCTGGTAGACGCCTACGATGCCATGACCGCCAACCGCTGTTACGCGGAGGCGATACCGACCACCGCCGCGCTGAAAAACATTTACAAGGATCGCGGCACCCACTTCGATGAGAAGCTCGCCCTGGAATTCATCAAAAGCATCGGCCTCTATCCCCCGGGCACCATCGTACAGCTGCGCAACGAGCTGGTGGGTATCGTGCTGGAAACCAGTCAAAAATACCGCCACCTGCCCAAAGTCATTCTGATCAAGCGAGGCGAGCGACCACTCAAAAAAGAGCAGGTCATCAACCTGGCGGATGTGGAACGGGGTCATTTGAAAGAAGACTTTCTGATTCAGCGGGCGCTTAAAGATGGCACCTACGGCATCAGTGTGGCCGAATATAGGGAGAAGGGGCTGGTGTTTCGGACGGCGTCTTGA